The following are encoded together in the Triticum dicoccoides isolate Atlit2015 ecotype Zavitan chromosome 6B, WEW_v2.0, whole genome shotgun sequence genome:
- the LOC119323198 gene encoding ATPase family AAA domain-containing protein 3C-like, translating to MRRLLRPAKAAASVAAGAAVLASLGEVAYADSIFSFRRQPAAPPPPPPPDAPAPAAASSGSSGFDPEALERGARALRQINGSRYAKLLFGLMQSQEETRLAEMAAEKVHHDIYWKVKEIEAKRKMGEEYRENLKQQSQIEAQRLRYEDELAKKSKQEEREAERRRDAELVRMQEIGALKREQARRATEQKILEQELQTLKERAKNDRETNKENAISNAKAKAHEAKLTEDYERRMLVELMNGEKEKWLAAINTTFQHIEGGLRTLLTDRSKLVMGIGGVTALAAGVYTTREGARVTWGYVNRILGQPSLIRESSMRKFPLPGLKALKPSSASLSGGAAFENVILHPSLKRRIEHLARATANTKSHDAPFRNMLFYGHPGTGKTLVAREMARKSGLDYAMMTGGDVAPLGSEAVTKIHEIFDWAKKSQKGMLLFIDEADAFLCERNSTHMSEAQRSALNALLFRTGDQSRDIVLVLATNRPGDLDAAITDRIDEVIEFPLPGEEERFLLLKLYLNNYMLKDDDKSSPWSTLLKKQPKKIHVRDISDDLLRDAARKIDGFSGREIAKLMASVQAAVYGSPDCILNPQLFSEVVEYKIAEHQQRMKLASEAAA from the exons ATGCGCCGCCTACTCCGGCCGGCGAAAGCGGCGGCCTCCGTAGCCGCCGGGGCCGCGGTATTGGCGTCGCTCGGCGAAGTCGCGTACGCGGATAGCATCTTCTCCTTCCGCCGCCAGcccgccgctcctcctcctcctccacctccagatgcccccgcccccgccgccgcctcttccggcTCCAGCGGGTTCGACCCCGAGGCGCTGGAGCGCGGGGCCCGCGCGCTGCGGCAGATCAATGGCTCCCGGTACGCCAAGCTG CTGTTTGGGCTGATGCAGAGCCAGGAGGAGACGCGCCTCGCGGAGATGGCTGCGGAGAAGGTCCACCACGATATCTACTGGAAAGTCAAGGAAATC GAGGCGAAGCGGAAAATGGGTGAAGAATATAGAGAAAATTTGAAACAGCAATCACAAATTGAGGCACAAAGGTTACGCTACGAGGATGAGTTAGCTAAGAAAAGCAAACAG GAAGAGCGTGAAGCTGAAAGACGACGGGACGCTGAACTTGTAAGGATGCAAGAGATTGGTGCCTTAAAAAGAGAACAAGCTAGGCGTGCCACAGAACAGAAGATTTTAGAGCAAGAGCTACAGACTctgaaagaaagggccaaaaatgatCGCGAGACAAACAAAGAGAATGCTATTTCTAATGCTAAAGCTAAAGCTCATGAAGCAAAGCTGACAGAAGATTACGAAAGAAGAATGCTTGTGGAACTCATGAATGGCGAAAAAGAGAAGTGGCTTGCTGCAATAAACACCACCTTTCAACATATAGAAG GTGGGTTAAGAACATTATTGACTGATAGGAGTAAGTTAGTAATGGGTATTGGAGGAGTCACTGCACTAGCTGCTGGAGTTTATACTACTAG GGAAGGAGCCAGGGTTACATGGGGTTACGTCAATAGAATTTTGGGTCAGCCTTCACTGATTCGTGAATCATCAATGCGAAAGTTTCCATTGCCAGGTCTTAAGGCTCTTAAACCTAGCTCTGCATCTCTGTCGGGAGGTGCGGCCTTTGAGAATGTTATTCTTCACCCTTCACTTAAACGGAGGATTGAACATCTTGCACGAGCAACTGCAAATACGAAATCTCATGATGCACCATTCCGCAATATGTTGTTCTATGGACATCCTGGGACTGGCAAGACTTTAGTAGCCAGGGAAATGGCTCGCAAATCT GGCCTTGATTATGCAATGATGACAGGAGGAGATGTTGCACCATTAGGATCAGAGGCTGTTACGAAGATCCATGAAATCTTCGACTGGGCTAAGAAGTCCCAAAAAGGCATGCTTCTTTTCATTGATGAGGCTGATGCATTCTTGTGCGa GCGTAACAGTACACATATGAGTGAAGCTCAGAGGAGTGCTCTCAATGCACTATTATTTCGAACTGGTGACCAATCAAGGGACATTGTTCTTGTCCTTGCAACTAACCGACCGGGTGATCTTGATGCTGCTATTactgaccgaattgatgaagttatCGAGTTTCCCCTACCTGGGGAAGAGGAGCGGTTTCTGCTGCTCAAGTTATACTTGAACAACTACATGCTCAAGGACGATGACAAGAGTTCTCCTTGGAGCACACTGCTGAAGAAGCAGCCGAAGAAGATACATGTACGGGACATAAGTGATGATCTCCTCAGGGACGCTGCGCGCAAGATTGATGGCTTCTCCGGCAGAGAGATTGCGAAGCTGATGGCCAGTGTGCAGGCTGCTGTATACGGGAGTCCTGACTGCATATTGAATCCGCAGCTGTTCAGCGAGGTGGTTGAATACAAGATCGCCGAGCATCAGCAGCGCATGAAGCTTGCTTCCGAGGCTGCAGCTTGA
- the LOC119324858 gene encoding zinc-finger homeodomain protein 7-like, with protein MEYKRSSHVEEDEELEEEEEEEDDEEEEEEEEDEEGAMRDRRHQHQHPHHHRHHYTTAPATAAPPHHLHLHGQAPQVLGSPAAAASSPPSLMEAAAFSRPLLPPNSSLVSSPPPPPQAPPGFLLPQHQHPHRRRVDREREKERTLEAPGEAHRQQQQPQPQHQQRHQEPQPQHQQRHQEPARNGVLGGGTMPPPPPTLAIMTGGATRAPGEHGGVSGPEPLPWRYRECLRNHAARMGAHVLDGCGEFMPSPGDGPAALACAACGCHRSFHRREPVVMVPSPSPSPASAVVSPSATPAGANSRLMPLLLAPPHMQQKRPHVPASPMSAPAALAESSSGELRAPPPPPPPQAQAAVGGSASAPPAPSKKRFRTKFTPEQKERMLEFAHRVGWRVQKPDGGVVDAFCAQVGVPRRVLKVWMHNNKHLAKTSATSPQPLPPLHHDPSPPHHQHHPAPPHQQQHGA; from the coding sequence ATGGAGTACAAGAGGTCATCGCatgtggaggaggacgaggagctggaggaggaggaagaggaggaggacgatgaggaggaggaggaggaggaagaggacgaggaggggGCGATGAGGGACCGTCGGCACCAGCATCAGCATCCGCACCATCATCGCCATCACTACACCACGGCGCCGGCCACGGCCGCGCCCCCGCACCACCTGCACCTGCACGGCCAGGCTCCCCAGGTTCTTGGCTCGCCTGCCGCGGCTGCCTCCTCGCCCCCCTCCTTGATGGAGGCCGCCGCTTTCTCCAGGCCCCTCCTGCCTCCCAACTCCTCCctcgtctcctcgccgccgcctccgccgcaggCGCCGCCCGGCTTCCTCTTGCCTCAGCACCAGCATCCCCACCGGAGAAGAGTCgacagggagagggagaaggagaggacgCTGGAGGCGCCTGGGGAGGCCCACCGCCAGCAGCAGCAACCGCAGCCGCAGCACCAGCAGCGCCATCAGGAGCCGCAGCCGCAGCACCAACAGCGCCATCAGGAGCCGGCGAGAAATGGCGTGCTTGGTGGTGGCACCATGCCTCCCCCGCCGCCTACGCTTGCCATCATGACCGGCGGCGCCACAAGGGCGCCAGGCGAGCACGGTGGCGTCTCGGGGCCGGAGCCGCTGCCGTGGAGGTACAGGGAGTGCCTGCGCAACCACGCAGCGCGGATGGGCGCGCACGTGCTCGACGGCTGCGGCGAGTTCATGCCGTCCCCGGGCGACGGGCCCGCCGCGCTGGCCTGCGCCGCGTGCGGCTGCCACCGCAGCTTCCACCGCCGCGAGCCGGTGGTGATGGTCCCGtcgccctcgccgtcgcccgcgTCCGCCGTGGTGTCCCCCTCCGCGACCCCAGCCGGCGCCAACTCCCGGCTCATGCCGCTCCTCCTCGCCCCGCCGCACATGCAGCAGAAGCGCCCGCACGTCCCGGCGTCCCCGATGTCCGCGCCCGCCGCGCTGGCCGAGTCCTCGAGCGGGGAgctccgcgccccgccgccgccccctccgccgcAGGCGCAGGCGGCCGTGGGTGGGTCGGCCTCCGCGCCTCCGGCGCCCAGCAAGAAGCGGTTCCGCACCAAGTTCACGCCGGAGCAGAAGGAGCGCATGCTGGAGTTCGCGCACCGCGTGGGCTGGCGCGTGCAGAAGCCCGACGGCGGCGTGGTAGACGCCTTCTGCGCCCAGGTCGGCGTGCCCCGCCGCGTCCTCAAGGTGTGGATGCACAACAACAAGCACCTCGCCAAGACCTCGGCCACGTCCCCGCAGCCGCTGCCGCCGCTCCACCACGACCCTAGTCCTCCCCACCACCAGCACCACCCAGCGCCGCCCCACCAGCAGCAGCACGGTGCATGA